Genomic DNA from Cydia fagiglandana chromosome 19, ilCydFagi1.1, whole genome shotgun sequence:
agataggtatttctctgtacttcattttggtctatgggcaccaagcggaattccattgcagaactgagatattggtattttagccaaaatgtcgtcacccttattacctaggcaatagggttggtaagtaaattaattgctgCAGGGTAGATGTTCGCGCACCGCCGGGCGAGCACACTGAATGATTTGCCGCGCTCGCCCGGTGGTGGactctattgcctaggtaataagggtgacgacattttgactaaaataccagtatctcagttctgcaatggaattccgcttggtgcccatagaacgaaatTAATTACAGAGAAATAGCTATCTAGTGACCTAACTCCCATctctgttggttttggggcaatTTTGACGCATAGTCCTTTATTCACAACTGGCCCCGCTCAGTGACCAGGATTACCTCTGATCAGGCCTGTGATGGCAGGTGAACTGCGCGTGGTCGTGGCCCGCGCTGCAGCCCCGCGAGTGCCGCAGGGACCCGTCGGAGTCCCGCACCGACGACTTGAAGCAGAACAGCGCCTCGGAGCATTCTTGGGGTGTGTCGCAGTATGGCGACTCGCATTGATGGCATTTATATCTGAAATTTAAAGTTGATCAATATCTTGTCTTGCTGATATTGGAAACCAGTTTGAATGTAGAATTTGTCGTACAAGATAAATAACTATTAGGGGGACACACAGAACATATTGGGAAACAGCTTCCACAGGGGCCCGATTTTTTAATTCGTGTGTCTCTCCAGTacccggcatttaaattctattaatagaattgaaaacgagtggtcaataccactagatacccaatttctatcgctcgtatttcaaaaattagcaattCGGTGTTTTCCactgattttcgagtgacgaaatcgaacgctcaaaattcaaaaatcggccccctgatcaacctagccccaaactaagcatagcTTGTACTAAGGGTGCTAGGCtacaatatacatatacttatatatgtcggcggccgatcgtaagatcaggcagatcgtaatgttttgacgatattcacattaaaccaatatatagctAGGATAGGTTCGAAGGCCAAActacccagaaataggagccccgtcgactcagggaacgagtcaaagatttttacgtgtcatgatatgcctaggaatttcacgatatgcctgatcttgcgatcggccgccgacatatagataaatatatacttatatacataaaaaacaaccatagCTCAGagacaaatatttgtgttcatcacacaaataaatgccctaactgggattcgaacccaataCAATcagcttcgcaggcagggtcactacctcactacccactaggccagaccggtcgtcattatGATTGTGATAAACAATTGTAGTAACTTACTGGTTTAAATCCACAACCTCCAATtgaatatttagagacaaacttAGATATTATGTGTATTGTGTTAAGGTCTTGTCTGCTCCAGCGTAGAACAGCTAAATATTTCTATCTCACCTTTTATGATTCCTTCTCCTTCACGCAGCATAGTGACAgtaaaaagtatattttttataataagcCCAAAGCCAGTATGAGTGGCAAAATGGCAGTATGAGAAATAAATTTCATCTTGACTAGATTTTGAaatagtaattattttaatgtataaTCTACTAGAATACACATTACAGTAGACTACATAGTAGTAGGCCCAGAGATTTTAtgaagtataaaaaaaaattggtcctAAATTTCCAGAAAAAAAAAGAGTCTAAATATATCTTTACAGTATGATCATCTTACATACCTGAAAATGTGAACAGACTTCGGGTCCTCAAGGAGCTGCATGGATCCGAAGCTCCTTGTGGAGTCGTCATCCGGGTCCACCAGACCTGGGAGTCCGTCATCATCAAAACTTATAGTTTCACTACAGGACACTTTAAGGCCGAGCCagaccggcttgcgtgtgcgtgacgtgcgcgtgtgcgtgcgctaaaatgttggagccgcacacgcacatgtcacgcaagcggtatgccgtctctcataaggatctgtatactacaacgccgcacgcgcacgtgcacgtcacgcacacgcagccggtgtgcacaggcctttaaaggCAGTATTTGAAGACTAACAAAAGTAAGTCATGACTTTATTTAGCATATTAATTATAGTATAATATTAGAAGATATGACTTCATAGGGAAGTTCGTAAGatgaataacaatatttttttgaagtTGTTTGTCTATATTACTACGTTAGTCCAGAAGAGTAGTAAAATTGAATCCAAACACATAATCACTACCATGAATTAACATTTAGTAGTACAAGTGCACGCATCATTTAtataagcatatttttttacaaaatcgtCAAAGGTAAACTGAAAATGCAGTTAGGAGCAATTACAATAGTAAAAAACACactgaaatataaaaacacaaagcTGGCTACAAGAGTAGAAAAAAACAATCATCTCGTACGCGGTCTGTGAGTAATATATATTCATGAACTTTTGAAGTGTTGTGTAATATGAATTCTAGATGAAGTCCAAGTAATTAAACTTAGTATTACTTACCATGGCAAGTATTTATCAATAAAAATGTGAACAACCATCCCACAATGACAACGTCCGCCATTCTACGTTCATCATAACAATGCACTGCGGTACTCAAAATTAAACTCATTATGAGAGATATTTGCTAAGAGTCAAAAAAACTGCAAAACtatacattttaataaatatttatattatttatttgacataGTGAGTTTTCGCTAACATCGGATATAATATTtgtatgataatattttgaaaagtGGTGTATTTACTGTAAAGTATACTTCCGGTCACTCTTTGCGTTttgtttttccaaaaaaatatatcagCACACTGCACACTGTGACACTGTCATACAGTACTGATGGATAACAAAACGCATCTACTTTCAAGctttaagtagctaacacactatcgcaccgcaccaaggtcattgtgggacgcacccataagtaagagggagaaagggatatcgctttctcccttttacttatgggtgcgtcccacaatgaccttggtgcggtgcggtagtgtgttagctactttatagtggtaacacactatcgcaccgcaccaaggtcattgtgggacgcacccataagtaagagggagaaagcgataacactttctccctcttacttatgggtgcgtcgcacaatgacctcggtgcggtgcgatagtgtgttaccactATTATAAAAACCAAGGCCCCTACCCTTCGAGCAAcgccggcttccgacacgtcagaagggaggggcccaagcgatatctcaccgtacaaatcattctgccatttttcgcggggggaaggtgcacacagtcgcacttctcacacacttacatacaaaatccaatcaaaggccctaccgcgaaccacgttcgacgtgttgcctctctatggcacttgtaaattcatacgtaagtgtgacagggaggcaacacgtcgaacgtggttcgcggtaggccctctgtaatgacgacacaaatacatagaaaatgacacacgtcaaagacaaatcttgcaaacctcgatctctttttgtgtacggacgagtgactagtgtcacaacacgcacactaacacattttcgttgaagtatgtcattgtattctgagagatgagaagtcggatttgtcggtcgaccgatccgcaatttgtactgagcgagcaaaatcgataaatccaacaattacttgagactaaaatataataattgtatttaaatgtaattaaacgtatgatatgtaaaaaaaatattacatgtgaaatgtaacactttcattttgtaaatttgatgtccccgacctctttttataacaaaaaaccgagcaaacaggcatttttgtgcagcagtgttcacgcgcgcgtctggactcgatctagtgaaaaatccaagtgcaactagttttattacccgcgctagattagattgacgtgctaatcttgtacctcggcagaggggaaatagtgggaatgccgcctcccttccgtgttgctcgaagcccctacctttattgttctatttgacggcgcagcaactagtatcatttctctctcctcgctcttttaaaatgccatttgtcaaaaaaggacaactatactgttgacaagatggacttcaaatccaagtggcccctttttaggcgacccgggttgtgcatgtgtgcgtaaaaacgtatatgtgtgctcttttaggcatgtgaaaagtcgattttaatcatgttatatatcgataaacgctacacagcggaaccaaatagcgattaattgaagcttcaatatcttcgttaaacataaacataattgaaatgctaatggataatgaatatattataatgtaataaaataattcaattattgcggaccacctattttaataggtatttatgtattttaattaaatatctgaactttcccttggttctctcctggggcgtgactacaaaattgtgatctgataaccacaataaagaaaaaaagcgtttttgttcattttaggtatagttaaacctttgaagtaaaattaaaattgcaagaaatgtcggtagtttatcgatatgactttatcgacatggctacagcaaagtgggtcgctttgttaatcgtacactaaacaaaaagtggtcccactgacagctcgcttggaaggcatctgtatatattcttattatggagtgtagaagtaaaggagagctatcttttatgataagacggttgtaaaagtgtccagctgtcagtataaagaatagttcgaaatctctccggtggcgctagtaggtagcaccgggaactaacatgaatttagaccttattgactgagtgaagtgcgctgtcagttttttgaaattttattaaaaattttcataaagtgatttatttaatttaggatttccttgtgcagtaaaactagccgcccctgtctcagtacgcatcatatagactgccacctctgttatctagccacctcgggcctgggcttaccaggccttaagccccacattcacactcctaccttgtaggccgcctcgtagtccgcctcgttgggtaggattgtgtatgggggttgcggactacgagccgtcctacaaacggctaaacggtaggacgactcgtagtccgcaacccccatacacaatcctacccaacgacgtggactacgaggcggcctacaaggtaggagtgtgaatgtggggctttagggcaaatccaccgctataggatatattttctatagtaaaaatgggaaaagtttgcatcgtaaacagttgccaaagtgggcgtaagaggaaaaaacagaaaaatgttacgaaatccgtatcttttttccaaccaacggtaagtatgtaattttcactacaccttataaaacaaagtcccccgccgcgactgtctgttcgtgggtttgaatgtatctttgcgataaacaaactactggacggtttcagttcgattttcatgtatcaatagagtgattcttgaggaaggtttacgtatataatttgttgactatagttcgtttttttttagcattagaaagaacttgcaagaaggtaagcgattttgacatgtcttttaattgaaaaacgctttttaaaattcaaaaactattactgatgaaagcagaagaatataaatgatcgtattagattcataattgttacatatttgccgtaacttatttttaaaatgtgtttttcaattaaaagacacatcaagattgtttacctaatttctaatgctaaaaaaaacgaactatagtgcgaagccggtcgctagttatttaataaaatattatattgtgatttttatatttttcttataaaattcacaatttcacttcaacaattcttcatttttctattaattctcagactccggcacggttagaaagttggaaaaagtcgttaggaattgcattaaaagcaaatgattatatttgccatcttcattttaaagaagaaaatataaatatgtacgaaaagttaactattaaaggagagctcaaatatattcctacacaaagaaaaacgcttaaggaagaagctgtgcccacgattgagcatcagtttattcccattcccgaacatgaactccaagccaatactattcacatagaggaatctttcgaaccataccccaatcaacctaaggacgagcagcaacaacaaatcaatgccgagcaacaggaattatcagaagatcaaaatgattctaataatttaatggattatgaaatgatacaacaggactttgcggaaccattgtttagtcaatatcaggatactaatgtaacaattaatccaatagagaattttaaaagtaagtttcgggcattttcgttgttgccgcctttttggctacatgcagaaaatcctaatgggctggaatttatgcgaatggatccaaaaactcagaagattaaacatcatatacgtttaaacgatgatctaactgtcactgtaagtgtttattaatgtaacaataaaattcggttggcatgatttgaatttgtaacgaaacataattgctatttaattgcaggtaatttttcccaataatgaacaattgccactaaaggagaaaattaattcatatgacaacacctacgattacttaaaatcggttgaaagatggcctttgtgcgttggtactcagattgacgacaataagtaagttttggtagattgttaaccaagggatgaacgcagtgagagtatagtccgaggctaaaatgatgccattcacccgagttaaacactctacttttcatttcgaatacgaggaacctagccccaaagcttgtactatgggtgtaggcgataatacaactgtttgcagtcgtcttatgaatatatataccataatgtaacagttgtatttaaaataaaaggataactcgtaagcctaataactttgattttatttaacatttttgtcattaaaaatattgtatgtaacggtacattaaataggtcttaattcttgaacctatcctattaaaactcgacttttatgtgtattttaagaacccttattatgtaggtacctgtagattaaagcactatttatacataaacaatggtacaggagaataataaaagataaaaacgaatttatctaatatataattacatcaattttcagattttgtaaaggtgtgattattggtgatgatacttacgaaagaaatcaacagtacccaagatgtaaatcttgtcgaatattacgaaatcgtttgcagaaccgtaattccacttcaactctattacaaaaaatggcagaagctaaacggcgcgcttcaaatcttgtacataaatgcaagcgtctgaagaggacggtaagtcttatgccggctacatacgtaacgataaatcgttgcgataaaactacTTTGGATGATAAGCTACAAGAGTTCAAGGTTAATTAAGAGTAATGCATGagtaatgataattttaaaaatatacaaggtgtaattattatatctgaccaaactctgaggggtgaatatgtaggtcatactgaacaacttttactatagccaACCCTGAAATCACGAAAAAGAAATCGCCTGTTTAATAGAAAACATTGACTGTACTGATTCACCGCAATATGTATGAGACAGcagattttttttcacgatttcggggctggtcccatagtataagttgttaagtatgacctatattcacccctcagagtttggtcagagATAACAATTTCGCCttgtataaaatgataatacGAAGTCAAACTAATGTAATATTCTTTTTTCAGACCCCTTACGGAACTGTGAAAAAAAGACATTGGGAAGCGGTATTAGAGGAAGAGAATTATCGTCAGCCTAACTTAAAAATCGCTTACAAGTTAACACCAGCGCATTTGAAACCGAAGGGTTTTCAAGTAATGAATGTTCCTCTTGCAActgaagtatgtacctataaatataatcaataattttcatTGATTGTCCGGATTTATTTCGTAGGACTTTCGGCTCATcaaaactaatattattaatcttaTAAAAACAGGTGTTTGGTCACGAAATTTCGGTCGCCATGGCTCACTATCAACCCTATTGCGAGGAATTGAAGGATTCAACTGCAACACAAAAATTTATTGATCTTGTATTCAATTTGATACAAGCTATGTCTTCGCGTATACCAAGAGATGCTCTGTACGTGAATGAAAATTGCAGACGAAGAAAGGTAAGAAATAGTTGGCGATTAAAATTAAGGTCAATGCGGAGAAGACCGTCTATCAGCTAAGTCCGTCTACTCACTATAACATTTAAGGGAAGACCGTCATAAAGAAAGACCGGCCGGACGGTGCCTTAAACCAGAAGTAGCCAaccttttaatgtatttttgttagtaGATACCTCTTATAGTGAAGAATAATTTATGCCGattataattagaattaatataattatgcgttgctggtagtgaatattatgtgttaatgttaatatgccggaaccgccgccgcctcgcaacctgaatatatcccttggcacctatacagcctatactgtaatttttagtttaatataaaaattaggaacatttaaaaatttgtatggaatatattttttgctccttactaatatctgtaaatgtctactactgactatacttttgtgtagagaagcggccgtcccctttcctcttaatatttCATTGTATAGCTTTGAAGCTTGTTTACTTAATGAAGAAATACTTTTTTCAGGCAATCCAGGAATTTTTAGAATTCCTTGCAGACTGGGAAaagctcgaaaaaaaaaatacctgtgtcaaggagcacgttaactggattaaaagtaactttacgggcaacacttgaaattttggatatgCTGAATGTTGCATGTGATTACAAGTATTTGATGACAGCAACCCTATCTCAAGATCCGTTggaggtaattaataattactaattatgtaatccaatgaatatgaatctgcttgtatggaatctgcatcatgtatgctgccttacttttggagaaagtccagaaagcctttttaaaaataaaaaataaattataattcattaattcaagctaattatactcatatttttacattatttacactttgattacacaacattaataacattacatttttaaatataatctactaaaattaacaataaaatttaaaaatttacaaatcacattaaagaataatgatatacaatatatacacaaaaacacaacaatacatacaaaactaacctaCACCTGTCCTTACATGCCTGTTGCAACAGTGCACAATATAAGGACAGTCAAGCCGATCTGCGATCATCGCCAGGACAGTGTTGGCGCTGGCCCGCACGCGCCGCACCAGCGCAGCTGCGCGCACGCGCATGATGGCGTGGAAACAGGCCGTGTGGGCCCCGCGAACATGCCCGAAGCGCTACAGTAGCGGGGCAGCCCCAACACTGCCCTGAATGCGTTATTGTACTGGACGCGGAGCGCGTTGTACGCTCTTTGCGTGTAGTCCGCCCACAGGCCACACGTGTACAGCGACGTGCAGTACGCTTTGAAAAGCGTTATCTTTACGTCACTACTACAACGAGCAAACCTGCGAGCCAACATGTTCGCCCTTACGCACAACGCCCTCCGCTCCCGCTCCATATCCACATCATCCTTGAGGTCCGCAGTAACAATATGCCCTAGGTACTTGAAACTCTGTACTCTGTCTAAGAGAGCTCCGTTAAGCATGACAGgtggcacatatttttttaggatacagttcctacctagtccatatacttaatgtacccatcaatatatttctgcctggtgtttttgggtttaattcttttgaaatgaggcgtaactttgggctgtggacgttttttatcgcttaccttctttctaatgctaaaaaaacgaacatagccatataaatattagtactattataaatgcaaaagtgtgtctgttacctcttcacgcttaaaccgctgaaccaatttagataaaattatggagatagtttgagacccgaggtcctatattttttattgaataataattttgacttgttttcagagatttttctccgtcatgagatattcgtgtggaggaaacgatcaccctgatcccaaaatgtttgcacaagtttaccgattggcgtcttgtttttccctaatacgccctccgaaaggttgtaacgtttccggcaaagatttgctgaagaacttactaggagcaaaggatatggtaactggttcaaacgaggctaagcaagcatggctggaaagcctcgaccatatactagataatggtgaaccattgattgatggttatgaagaccatgactacaacgaggctgtcaccagtgacgcggtgcagtcttacattgctgggtacatcgtccgcaaattgcgaaaaatcgtaaaatgcaataattgtttgaaacccatacaaatgagtcccaatgagggaaaaatgttaatgagaaacgacgtaatcgataaaatggatttatacggcgggttaatttatgctagtgacgatctattcaatctgaccaaaatgatagagaaatgtgtgttaagagcaataagcaaagctttaaccaatatggagacgatcagtgaaattacgcaagaattacaaaaagaaacattgataaaagttggatgtgccgaccattccaaacaagtatcaaaaaaaattatcgatatgtacgtagttatgcgagcccactttctggcaaaatatgaaaataaacgttacgacgcagccaaaaccaaaactaaaatgaacaggaaaaatgccaagttattgtcttaattactagtagttcgccccgaactaagaactcgtattcgctgaaaactaccgcgcagcgcgcacacgcaggttttgatttccaactcaatctcactagtgatacctactaatactttatatacgagattaccgccacgtgggatgttgactcgacgatcattgttgcgatagtcgtctcggttttttttccgtcatgagatattcgtgtggaggaaacgatcaccctgatcccaaaatgtttgcacaagtttaccgattggcgtctcgtttttccctaatacgcccggttgtaatgtttccggcaaggatttgctgaagaacttactaggagcgaaggatctggtaaccattgattcatggttatgaagaccatgattacaacgaggctgtaaaccagtg
This window encodes:
- the LOC134673974 gene encoding uncharacterized protein LOC134673974 — protein: MYEKLTIKGELKYIPTQRKTLKEEAVPTIEHQFIPIPEHELQANTIHIEESFEPYPNQPKDEQQQQINAEQQELSEDQNDSNNLMDYEMIQQDFAEPLFSQYQDTNVTINPIENFKSKFRAFSLLPPFWLHAENPNGLEFMRMDPKTQKIKHHIRLNDDLTVTVIFPNNEQLPLKEKINSYDNTYDYLKSVERWPLCVGTQIDDNKFCKGVIIGDDTYERNQQYPRCKSCRILRNRLQNRNSTSTLLQKMAEAKRRASNLVHKCKRLKRTTPYGTVKKRHWEAVLEEENYRQPNLKIAYKLTPAHLKPKGFQVMNVPLATEVFGHEISVAMAHYQPYCEELKDSTATQKFIDLVFNLIQAMSSRIPRDALYVNENCRRRKAIQEFLEFLADWEKLEKKNTCVKEHVNWIKSNFTGNT